One segment of Runella sp. SP2 DNA contains the following:
- a CDS encoding McrB family protein yields the protein MAKTLIARLEKLDQYDENTSTIIWQNTIAGRWAEIYSKLEEGDTALFLSGSNLVIGEYSEATPEVSIQIKNVRKIALKGDDFLRLNAAYPEKLSRVKGAFQPFLSPVPIDVNLIFQEATDNQLISFFIVKEGSLDSIKTHLKENDRVISINDQNVFIDFFLYDGLNLNSYNTGAGLFNIRNKNLQEILQIHTSAIKKDAKRDSNNVTSVNKIIKTLSIEDYYKFRSFSEYYNIVHNKKLYLNLTDSEEDEADDLPDDVEDYFYKSIMPLNSILYGPPGTGKTFYSITHAVAIVENKTPEVIGSEDRKDVKARFDQYIREGQIVFCTFHQSMGYEDFIEGIKPVEPTTENEELSYAVEDGIFKKLCVEAAFSFVQQKPTAETKEIVDFSTQYDLYINFLHECFSEVDSIDLMTKSGGKIYIKNISPNNNIHVSHKESSKSYTISKTRLSKLSHAFPNLNKIENINDEFRAVIGGSNSSAYWAVLNGFRKYNSEHPRGTVKEITDKRFSYDEKAEIIEALTEEDYKVETPKNFVIIIDEINRGNVSQIFGELITLIEDDKRLGKDESLTALLPYSKKRFGVPPNVYIIGTMNTADRSVEALDTALRRRFAFIPKMPEETKLQPTEDGINLAAMLTSINNRLKVLKDADHTIGHAWLWNVKTIKDLQAVFGNKILPLLQEYFYNDFEKLGLVLGDNFFQQSQPISSTIFASFSGGNGLASQYDQTWQYQLKKPHELTVADFQSLYLSNNRKVNESQ from the coding sequence ATGGCAAAAACTTTAATTGCGCGTTTAGAGAAATTAGATCAATATGATGAAAATACCTCAACTATTATCTGGCAAAACACTATTGCTGGTAGGTGGGCTGAGATTTACAGTAAACTTGAGGAAGGAGATACTGCGCTTTTTCTTTCGGGTAGTAATTTGGTAATTGGAGAGTACTCAGAGGCAACCCCTGAAGTTTCGATCCAAATAAAAAATGTAAGAAAAATAGCCCTTAAAGGAGATGACTTTTTAAGGTTAAATGCCGCTTATCCCGAAAAATTATCTCGGGTAAAAGGCGCTTTTCAACCTTTCCTGTCACCTGTTCCTATTGATGTTAATTTAATCTTCCAAGAGGCTACTGATAATCAACTCATATCTTTTTTTATTGTCAAAGAAGGGAGTTTAGATAGTATCAAAACCCATTTAAAGGAAAATGATCGGGTAATTTCAATAAACGATCAAAATGTATTTATTGATTTTTTCCTATATGACGGACTAAATTTAAACTCCTATAATACTGGGGCAGGCCTCTTTAATATCAGAAATAAGAATTTACAGGAAATTTTACAAATTCATACCTCTGCTATTAAAAAGGATGCAAAAAGAGACTCAAATAATGTGACAAGTGTCAATAAAATTATAAAAACCCTAAGTATTGAGGATTATTATAAGTTCAGAAGCTTCAGCGAATACTATAATATTGTTCACAATAAAAAGCTTTATCTAAACTTAACTGATAGTGAAGAAGATGAGGCTGATGACTTACCCGATGATGTTGAAGACTACTTTTATAAAAGCATTATGCCATTAAATTCAATACTTTACGGCCCTCCCGGCACGGGTAAAACCTTCTATAGCATTACCCATGCTGTTGCCATTGTTGAAAATAAAACCCCTGAAGTAATCGGTTCAGAAGACAGGAAAGATGTCAAAGCCCGCTTTGACCAATACATTAGAGAAGGGCAAATCGTATTTTGTACTTTTCATCAAAGCATGGGGTATGAGGATTTTATTGAAGGAATCAAACCTGTGGAACCCACCACCGAAAACGAAGAACTGTCGTATGCGGTAGAAGACGGTATTTTCAAAAAGCTGTGTGTTGAAGCCGCATTTTCTTTCGTACAGCAAAAGCCAACAGCAGAAACAAAAGAAATAGTAGATTTTTCCACCCAATACGACCTTTATATAAATTTCTTACATGAGTGTTTTTCAGAAGTTGACAGTATTGATTTAATGACAAAAAGTGGTGGAAAGATTTACATTAAAAACATATCACCAAATAATAATATACACGTTAGCCATAAAGAAAGCAGCAAAAGCTATACAATTTCCAAAACAAGACTTAGCAAGCTTTCACATGCCTTCCCAAACCTAAATAAGATTGAAAACATAAACGATGAATTTAGGGCTGTAATTGGAGGCAGTAATTCTTCGGCGTATTGGGCAGTTCTGAACGGTTTTAGAAAATATAATTCTGAACATCCCAGGGGGACTGTAAAAGAAATCACCGATAAGAGATTCTCTTATGACGAAAAAGCAGAAATTATAGAAGCTTTAACAGAAGAGGATTATAAAGTTGAAACCCCAAAAAACTTCGTAATCATCATTGATGAAATCAACCGAGGGAATGTGTCACAAATTTTCGGGGAACTCATCACACTCATTGAAGATGACAAACGATTAGGTAAAGATGAATCGCTGACTGCTTTGCTGCCTTATTCAAAAAAACGCTTCGGTGTTCCCCCCAACGTGTACATCATCGGTACAATGAATACTGCCGATAGAAGTGTAGAGGCATTGGATACCGCTTTACGAAGGAGATTTGCGTTTATTCCGAAAATGCCCGAGGAAACCAAACTTCAACCAACGGAAGATGGAATCAACCTGGCAGCTATGCTTACCTCCATCAACAATAGGCTAAAAGTGCTTAAAGACGCCGACCACACCATCGGTCACGCCTGGCTATGGAACGTAAAGACTATCAAGGATTTACAAGCGGTATTTGGCAATAAAATTCTGCCATTGTTACAGGAATACTTCTACAATGATTTTGAAAAATTAGGGTTAGTACTTGGCGATAATTTCTTTCAACAGTCACAACCTATTTCAAGTACTATTTTCGCTTCTTTTTCGGGAGGAAACGGTTTGGCAAGCCAATACGACCAAACATGGCAATATCAATTAAAAAAGCCGCATGAATTAACAGTTGCTGATTTTCAATCATTGTATTTGTCTAATAATAGGAAGGTTAATGAGTCTCAATAA
- a CDS encoding McrC family protein, with protein sequence MSLNKPILVFEHSLLSIGDEGFTRHHWEALGWYNEKHRGCFFSLTPKGVKFNQYVGVIQVGNITIEILPKISRTVEKRDQQKWQKVLIDMLRECSWMQIHAQEKAALRFRPNSILEAYLELFIRECEDLIRQGLIKKYRTAADNCSALKGKLLFHKQIQVNAVHKERFYTQHQVFDRDNIFNQLLLKALRLIPKVTQSPFLKDRVSTLLMSFPELSDITATTEIFQKLVFDRKSAPYREAIEIAAMLLLNYRPDISSGQNHVLAILFDMNDLWEEYIFRQLYKNKPPEWSIKSQNSRKFWKLSGNINAKTVRPDIVLQNLDDKNSVVLDTKWKLPDNNIPADADLKQMFVYNEYWEAKNSLLVYPNTVYTEAPIYHSGTFEKKGGSEPSHHCGIMKIAVLDKDNKYLDKTVGKRIKDFLEKVIMK encoded by the coding sequence ATGAGTCTCAATAAGCCCATATTGGTATTTGAGCATAGCCTGCTCTCTATTGGTGATGAAGGGTTTACACGTCATCACTGGGAGGCATTGGGCTGGTACAACGAAAAGCACAGAGGCTGTTTTTTTAGTCTTACTCCCAAAGGGGTAAAGTTTAATCAGTATGTGGGCGTTATTCAGGTTGGCAATATAACCATCGAAATTTTGCCAAAAATCAGTCGAACCGTTGAAAAAAGAGATCAACAAAAATGGCAAAAAGTACTGATTGATATGCTCAGGGAGTGCAGTTGGATGCAAATCCACGCTCAGGAAAAAGCGGCATTGCGTTTTAGACCGAACAGTATTTTAGAAGCCTATTTGGAGCTTTTTATCCGCGAATGTGAAGACTTGATCAGACAGGGACTTATTAAAAAATACCGAACGGCTGCTGATAATTGCAGTGCTCTCAAAGGAAAGCTGCTTTTCCATAAGCAGATTCAGGTAAATGCAGTCCATAAAGAGCGCTTTTATACCCAACATCAGGTATTTGACCGGGATAATATCTTTAATCAACTACTTTTAAAAGCGCTGAGGCTTATTCCCAAAGTAACCCAAAGTCCATTCTTGAAGGACCGAGTATCTACGCTTTTAATGTCATTCCCTGAGTTGTCAGACATCACTGCTACTACGGAAATATTCCAAAAATTGGTATTTGATCGAAAGTCAGCGCCTTATCGGGAAGCTATTGAAATTGCAGCCATGTTATTGTTAAATTATCGACCTGACATCAGTTCGGGGCAAAATCATGTATTGGCCATCCTGTTTGACATGAACGACTTATGGGAGGAGTATATCTTTCGGCAGTTGTACAAAAATAAACCGCCGGAGTGGAGTATAAAATCACAAAATTCAAGGAAATTTTGGAAACTAAGCGGTAACATCAATGCAAAAACAGTCCGCCCTGACATTGTATTACAAAACCTTGATGATAAGAACTCAGTGGTATTGGATACAAAATGGAAGCTGCCCGACAACAATATTCCCGCAGATGCGGACTTAAAACAGATGTTTGTCTATAATGAATACTGGGAAGCCAAAAATTCATTGTTAGTGTATCCCAATACAGTTTATACGGAGGCTCCCATTTACCATAGCGGAACATTTGAAAAAAAAGGAGGATCAGAGCCATCTCATCACTGTGGTATAATGAAGATAGCGGTCCTTGATAAAGACAATAAGTATTTAGATAAGACTGTAGGAAAGCGGATCAAAGATTTCCTGGAAAAAGTAATAATGAAATGA